A single window of Bradyrhizobium daqingense DNA harbors:
- a CDS encoding tetratricopeptide repeat protein produces the protein MFSNRFNRWTAAAIALMGTALVAVPGAVLAQTPDHPENTAAQFPTRNDLKSLTGAGSYLAARHASVERDAASAAAFYRSALRTDPKNNELLDRAFISSVADGDIEEAVKLAERILTIDKTNRVARLVVGVHDLKLKKYASAQTNINQSIRGPITDLVATLLSGWAAYGAGDAKGGVATIDKLTGPEWYPLFKDLHTGMILELSGKEKDAGTRFERAYKLDDSMLRVTEAYGRWLSRNKDSAAATNVYQAFDKKLARHPLIQEGLRDTKAGKKMSPLVDSAQAGAAEALYGIGATLTRRGGEDLALVYLQLALYLQPSHPLALLSLADLYESVKRPKMAIKVYERVPASSPLKRNAQIQLAIDLDSADRTDEAIKILKGVTSEDPKDLEAIMALGNIERGRKRFNDCGATYSQGIEVLPAGNDKANSVWYYYRGICEERSKQWSKAEADMKKALELQPDQPHVLNYLGYSWIDQGVNLDEGMKMIKRAVEQRPDDGYIVDSLGWAYYRIGNYEEAVKNLERAIDLKPEDPTINDHLGDAYWRVGRTLEAKFQWSHARDLKPEPEELPKIEAKIANGLPDDNSNSSAAQAEKKKDDGRGG, from the coding sequence ATGTTTTCAAATCGTTTCAACCGCTGGACTGCTGCCGCCATCGCCCTCATGGGCACCGCGCTCGTGGCGGTCCCCGGCGCGGTCCTGGCGCAGACGCCGGACCACCCGGAGAACACGGCGGCGCAGTTTCCGACGCGAAACGATCTGAAGTCGCTGACCGGTGCCGGCAGCTATCTCGCCGCCCGCCACGCCAGCGTCGAGCGTGACGCGGCCTCGGCCGCCGCATTCTACCGCTCCGCCCTGCGCACCGACCCGAAGAACAACGAGCTGCTCGACCGCGCCTTCATCTCGTCGGTCGCCGACGGCGACATCGAGGAGGCGGTCAAGCTCGCCGAGCGCATCCTCACCATCGACAAGACCAACCGCGTCGCGCGCCTCGTCGTCGGCGTGCACGATCTCAAGCTGAAGAAGTACGCGTCGGCCCAAACCAACATCAACCAGTCGATCCGTGGTCCCATCACCGATCTCGTCGCCACGCTGCTGTCGGGCTGGGCTGCCTATGGCGCGGGCGATGCCAAGGGTGGTGTCGCCACCATCGACAAGTTGACAGGTCCCGAATGGTATCCGCTGTTCAAGGACCTCCACACCGGCATGATCCTCGAGCTCTCCGGCAAGGAGAAGGACGCCGGCACGCGCTTCGAGCGCGCCTACAAGCTCGACGATTCCATGCTGCGCGTCACTGAAGCCTATGGGCGCTGGCTGTCGCGCAACAAGGATTCCGCCGCGGCGACCAATGTCTACCAGGCCTTCGACAAGAAGCTCGCGCGTCATCCGCTGATTCAGGAAGGCCTGCGCGACACCAAGGCCGGCAAGAAGATGTCGCCGCTGGTCGATTCGGCGCAAGCGGGCGCTGCCGAAGCGCTCTACGGCATCGGCGCCACGCTGACCCGCCGCGGCGGCGAGGATCTGGCGCTGGTCTATCTTCAACTGGCGCTCTACCTCCAGCCCAGCCATCCGCTGGCGCTGCTCTCGCTCGCCGATCTCTATGAATCGGTGAAGCGGCCGAAGATGGCGATCAAGGTCTACGAGCGCGTGCCCGCGTCCTCGCCCCTCAAGCGCAACGCGCAGATCCAGCTGGCCATCGACCTCGATTCCGCCGACCGCACCGACGAGGCGATCAAGATACTGAAGGGCGTCACGTCGGAGGATCCCAAGGACCTCGAAGCCATCATGGCGCTCGGCAACATCGAGCGCGGCCGCAAGCGGTTCAACGATTGCGGCGCGACCTATTCGCAAGGCATCGAGGTGCTCCCGGCCGGCAACGACAAGGCCAACAGCGTCTGGTACTATTATCGCGGCATCTGCGAGGAGCGCTCCAAGCAGTGGAGCAAGGCCGAGGCCGACATGAAGAAGGCACTGGAGCTCCAGCCCGACCAGCCTCATGTCCTCAACTATCTCGGCTATTCCTGGATCGACCAGGGCGTGAATCTCGACGAAGGCATGAAGATGATCAAACGTGCCGTCGAGCAGCGTCCCGACGACGGCTATATCGTCGATTCCCTCGGCTGGGCCTACTACCGCATCGGCAATTACGAGGAAGCGGTGAAGAACCTCGAGCGCGCGATCGATCTCAAGCCCGAGGACCCCACCATCAACGACCACCTCGGCGATGCCTATTGGCGCGTCGGCCGCACGCTGGAAGCCAAATTCCAGTGGTCGCATGCGCGCGATCTCAAGCCCGAGCCGGAAGAGCTGCCGAAGATCGAGGCCAAGATCGCCAACGGCCTTCCGGACGACAACTCGAACTCTTCCGCGGCGCAGGCCGAGAAGAAGAAGGACGACGGCAGGGGCGGCTGA
- a CDS encoding 4-(cytidine 5'-diphospho)-2-C-methyl-D-erythritol kinase — protein sequence MSALIEEGRAKVNLSLRVVGRRADGYHDLESVVAFADCADRLTLEPGGELKLTTTGPLAAACGDTADNLVIKAARLLAEAVPGLKLGAFALDKVLPVAAGIGGGSADAAAALRLLARLNDLPLDDPRIKKVALATGADVPVCLVSRACDMTGVGEQLLPLALPSMPCVMVNPRLPVATQDVFKALGLRNGELLVGVTDVIRAAAWPEEGRSIADWIEVLETVGNDLEAPAMRIEPVIGDVLQALRDSGGVKLARMSGSGATCFAIYSVPADAHAAAERIRRDHPGWWVHAGTLS from the coding sequence ATGTCGGCGTTGATTGAAGAGGGGCGCGCGAAGGTCAATTTGAGCCTTCGCGTCGTCGGCCGTCGTGCCGACGGCTATCATGATCTCGAAAGCGTGGTCGCGTTTGCCGACTGCGCCGACCGGCTGACGCTGGAGCCGGGCGGCGAGCTGAAGCTCACCACCACCGGACCGTTGGCTGCGGCTTGCGGCGATACCGCCGACAATCTCGTGATCAAGGCGGCGAGGCTCCTGGCCGAGGCGGTGCCGGGCCTGAAGCTCGGCGCCTTCGCGCTCGACAAGGTGCTCCCCGTCGCAGCCGGCATCGGCGGCGGCTCGGCGGATGCCGCGGCGGCGCTGCGGCTCCTGGCGCGTCTCAACGATCTGCCGCTCGATGATCCCCGCATTAAGAAGGTCGCGCTCGCGACCGGCGCGGACGTGCCGGTGTGCCTCGTCTCGCGCGCCTGCGACATGACCGGGGTCGGCGAGCAGCTGTTGCCGCTGGCGTTGCCGAGCATGCCCTGTGTCATGGTCAATCCGCGCCTGCCGGTCGCGACCCAGGACGTGTTCAAGGCGCTGGGCTTGCGCAACGGCGAGCTCTTGGTCGGCGTCACCGACGTCATCCGCGCCGCGGCCTGGCCGGAGGAGGGCCGCTCCATCGCCGATTGGATCGAGGTTCTCGAGACGGTGGGCAACGACCTCGAAGCGCCCGCGATGCGCATCGAGCCCGTGATCGGCGATGTGCTGCAAGCCTTGCGCGATTCCGGCGGCGTCAAGCTCGCCCGCATGTCCGGCTCGGGCGCGACCTGCTTCGCCATCTATAGCGTGCCGGCCGATGCGCACGCCGCCGCCGAAAGGATCCGGCGCGATCACCCCGGCTGGTGGGTGCATGCGGGGACGTTGAGCTAG
- a CDS encoding alpha/beta fold hydrolase — translation MADAPQSRYYESHGLRLHYADWGNESAPVAILVHGGRDHCRSWDVIARSLQPHFHVIAPDLRGHGDSDWTKGGSYALTEYVYDLAQLIRSIAAPDVTLVGHSMGGMVSLIFSGSFPELVTKLVVLDGVTMSPDAQKPPVHERIGKWVAQLDRLHDRTPRRYRTLEEAAAQMVLHNKRLSRDLALHLATHGARQNEDGTFSWKFDPYQRASVPHRLWPDDHVALWSRIACPTLLLNAGESFLAGAKAAGLERYFPNARIETIAGAGHWLQHDKPEEVLGEIRRFLGLDPDSAE, via the coding sequence ATGGCTGATGCGCCGCAAAGCCGCTATTACGAGTCGCACGGCCTGCGGCTGCACTACGCGGACTGGGGCAACGAAAGCGCGCCCGTCGCCATCCTGGTTCACGGCGGCCGCGATCATTGCCGGAGCTGGGACGTGATCGCGCGATCGTTGCAGCCGCATTTCCACGTCATCGCACCGGACCTGCGCGGTCACGGCGATTCCGACTGGACCAAGGGCGGCAGCTACGCGCTGACGGAGTATGTTTACGATCTTGCGCAGCTGATCCGCAGCATCGCAGCACCTGACGTCACTCTCGTCGGCCATTCGATGGGCGGCATGGTGAGCCTGATCTTTTCAGGATCGTTCCCCGAGCTGGTCACCAAGCTGGTCGTGCTCGACGGTGTGACCATGTCGCCGGATGCGCAAAAACCGCCGGTGCATGAGCGCATCGGCAAATGGGTGGCCCAGCTCGACAGGCTGCACGACCGTACGCCGCGCCGCTACCGGACCCTCGAGGAGGCAGCCGCGCAGATGGTACTTCATAACAAGCGGCTCTCTCGCGACCTCGCGCTGCATCTCGCCACGCATGGCGCGCGGCAGAACGAGGACGGCACCTTTAGCTGGAAGTTCGATCCCTATCAGCGCGCCAGCGTCCCGCACCGGCTCTGGCCGGACGACCACGTCGCGCTGTGGTCGCGCATCGCCTGCCCGACGCTGCTGCTGAATGCCGGCGAAAGCTTTCTGGCGGGCGCAAAAGCGGCAGGCCTGGAGCGCTATTTCCCGAACGCGCGCATCGAGACCATCGCCGGCGCGGGCCACTGGCTGCAGCATGACAAGCCGGAGGAGGTGTTGGGCGAGATCCGGCGGTTTCTCGGGTTGGACCCGGACAGCGCGGAATAA
- a CDS encoding LysE family translocator encodes MIEPNFWLFLAAAVLIAAVPGPGIFYVAARTLSEGRASGYASTAGTALGGLVHVVAGSLGISAIILASAELFAAVKFVGALYLVWLGIKTFRNAGRVLTLAGEPIGDKRAFRDGVLVEALNPKTAAFFLAFIPQFLDPAGSNPTLQFIVLGAISVALNTLADVVVVLMASATRAQLIGRPHLMRRLTQGSGVFIAGLGLSLALARRPANG; translated from the coding sequence ATGATCGAACCGAATTTCTGGCTGTTCCTGGCCGCCGCTGTCCTCATTGCCGCCGTTCCCGGCCCCGGCATCTTCTACGTCGCCGCACGGACCTTGTCGGAGGGGCGCGCCAGCGGTTATGCATCGACCGCGGGCACGGCACTGGGCGGACTGGTTCATGTGGTGGCGGGCAGTCTCGGTATCTCCGCGATCATCCTGGCCAGCGCCGAGCTGTTTGCGGCCGTGAAATTCGTCGGCGCGCTCTATCTGGTCTGGCTCGGCATCAAGACGTTTCGCAACGCCGGCCGCGTGCTGACGCTCGCGGGCGAGCCCATCGGCGACAAGCGCGCGTTCCGCGACGGCGTGCTGGTCGAGGCGCTGAACCCCAAGACCGCGGCGTTCTTCCTCGCCTTCATTCCACAGTTCCTCGATCCTGCGGGATCGAACCCCACGCTGCAATTCATCGTGCTCGGTGCGATCTCGGTGGCCCTGAACACGCTCGCCGACGTCGTGGTGGTGCTGATGGCCTCGGCAACGCGCGCGCAGCTGATCGGACGGCCGCATCTGATGCGGCGTCTCACGCAGGGCTCCGGCGTCTTCATCGCGGGGCTCGGTCTCTCGCTTGCGCTGGCGCGGCGGCCGGCAAATGGCTGA
- the fabF gene encoding beta-ketoacyl-ACP synthase II, translating into MRRIVVTGMGAVSPLGCGVELSWRRLLAGQSGLRPLPEWAQVLPARIAGRVPDRADDAEGGFDPAQAAAPKDQRKMDRFILFALLATAEAVAQAGWTPQDAGALERTATIIASGVGGFPAMAEAVRITEQRGVRRLSPFTIPSFLANLAAGHVSIKYGFRGALGTPVTACAAGVQAIGDAARMLRSGEADVAICGGAEACIDIVSLGGFAAARALSSGFNDAPARASRPFDRDRDGFVMGEGAGILVIEALEHALARGATPIAEIIGYGTTADAYHMTSGPPDGDGARRAMEIALRQAKLAPADVQHLNAHATSTPAGDESELGAIAALFGRNRGIAVSATKSATGHLLGAAGGLEAIFAVLALRDQIAPPTLNLENPDPGADGIDIVAGSARPMPMQHAISNGFGFGGVNASVIFRRMG; encoded by the coding sequence ATGCGCCGTATCGTCGTGACGGGAATGGGCGCGGTGTCGCCCCTCGGCTGCGGTGTCGAATTGTCGTGGCGGCGGCTGCTCGCAGGTCAAAGCGGACTGCGTCCGTTGCCCGAATGGGCGCAGGTGCTGCCGGCGCGCATCGCCGGGCGCGTGCCGGACCGGGCCGATGACGCCGAGGGCGGCTTCGATCCCGCGCAGGCAGCCGCGCCGAAAGACCAGCGCAAGATGGACCGCTTCATCCTGTTCGCGCTGCTCGCCACCGCAGAAGCGGTCGCGCAGGCCGGATGGACGCCGCAGGACGCTGGCGCACTGGAGCGCACCGCGACGATCATCGCCTCCGGCGTCGGCGGCTTTCCGGCGATGGCGGAGGCTGTGCGCATCACCGAGCAGCGCGGCGTCCGCCGGCTCTCGCCCTTCACGATCCCCTCGTTCCTCGCCAATCTCGCCGCCGGTCATGTCTCGATCAAATACGGCTTTAGGGGCGCGCTGGGCACGCCCGTCACGGCCTGCGCCGCCGGCGTGCAGGCCATCGGCGATGCCGCGCGCATGCTCCGATCAGGCGAAGCCGATGTCGCGATCTGCGGCGGCGCGGAGGCTTGCATCGACATCGTCAGCCTCGGCGGCTTTGCAGCGGCCCGCGCGCTCTCGAGCGGCTTCAACGACGCGCCCGCCCGCGCCTCGCGCCCGTTCGATCGCGATCGCGACGGCTTCGTGATGGGCGAAGGCGCCGGCATCCTGGTGATCGAAGCGCTGGAGCATGCGCTGGCGCGCGGTGCGACACCGATCGCGGAGATCATCGGCTACGGCACGACCGCGGATGCCTATCACATGACGTCGGGCCCACCCGATGGCGACGGCGCCCGTCGCGCCATGGAGATCGCGCTACGGCAGGCGAAGCTTGCACCCGCGGATGTGCAGCACCTCAATGCGCATGCGACCTCGACCCCGGCCGGCGACGAGAGCGAGCTCGGCGCGATCGCCGCCCTGTTCGGCCGCAACCGCGGCATTGCCGTCAGCGCGACCAAATCGGCCACCGGCCATCTGCTCGGCGCCGCCGGCGGGCTGGAAGCGATCTTCGCCGTGCTCGCCTTGCGTGACCAGATCGCGCCGCCGACGCTCAATCTCGAAAACCCTGATCCCGGCGCGGATGGTATCGACATCGTCGCAGGCAGCGCGCGGCCGATGCCGATGCAGCATGCCATCTCCAACGGATTCGGCTTCGGCGGGGTGAACGCGAGCGTGATCTTCCGCCGGATGGGCTGA
- a CDS encoding winged helix-turn-helix transcriptional regulator, whose protein sequence is MQPKSPSVQECPVGRAVETVGEWWSILILRDALQGATKFDEFSQSLGIAPNILSRRLAHLTESGMFVRRRYQERPPRYEYVLTDKARDFFPVIVALLAWGNKHLAPKGESILLANRSDVRPLDPVVVDAADMRPITLANAVVVAGPRASRGMRARLASLKAMNPAIAPAGD, encoded by the coding sequence ATGCAGCCCAAATCCCCGTCCGTCCAGGAATGCCCCGTCGGCCGCGCCGTGGAAACCGTCGGCGAATGGTGGAGCATCCTGATCCTGCGCGATGCGCTTCAGGGGGCGACGAAGTTCGACGAGTTCTCGCAGAGCCTCGGCATTGCGCCGAACATCCTGTCGCGGCGGCTTGCGCATCTCACCGAAAGCGGCATGTTCGTCCGCCGCCGCTATCAGGAGCGACCGCCGCGCTACGAATATGTGCTGACGGACAAGGCGCGGGACTTCTTCCCGGTGATCGTGGCGCTGCTCGCCTGGGGCAACAAGCATCTCGCGCCCAAGGGCGAATCCATCCTGCTGGCGAACCGCAGCGACGTCCGCCCGCTCGATCCGGTCGTGGTCGATGCCGCCGACATGCGGCCGATCACGCTCGCCAATGCGGTGGTGGTCGCAGGCCCCCGCGCCAGCCGCGGGATGCGCGCGCGCCTCGCTTCGCTCAAAGCCATGAACCCGGCCATCGCGCCGGCTGGAGACTGA
- a CDS encoding polyprenyl synthetase family protein, with protein MAVIVPFETPGASIEELVDLVAPDMARVNATILSRTGSDVTMIPEVANHLISSGGKRLRPMLTLAMANLAGYAGDGHIKLAASVEFMHTATLLHDDVVDESEMRRGKLSARMLWGNEASVLVGDFLLGQAFRMMVEVGSLRALDILSAAAATIAEGEVMQLAAAKNTATTEDEYLAVIRGKTAELFAAACEVGPVIANRPKAEQTACRSVGMNLGIAFQLVDDVLDYGGKSAKLGKNTGDDFREGKITLPVVLAFRRGNDTERAFWIRALERGEIGDSDLDHAIGLMNKHRALEDTLSRAQHYGAMAVDALALFPSSPMKSALEQVVAFCLARSH; from the coding sequence GTGGCCGTCATCGTACCTTTCGAAACTCCCGGCGCGTCGATCGAAGAGCTGGTTGACCTTGTCGCCCCTGACATGGCGCGCGTCAACGCCACGATCCTGTCGCGGACCGGCTCGGACGTGACCATGATCCCGGAGGTCGCCAACCATCTGATCTCCTCCGGCGGCAAGCGCCTGCGGCCGATGCTCACCCTCGCCATGGCCAACCTCGCCGGATACGCCGGCGACGGCCACATCAAGCTCGCGGCCTCCGTCGAGTTCATGCACACGGCCACCCTGCTCCATGACGACGTCGTCGACGAGAGCGAGATGCGCCGCGGCAAGCTGTCGGCGCGCATGCTCTGGGGCAACGAGGCGAGCGTGCTGGTCGGCGACTTCCTGCTCGGCCAGGCCTTCCGCATGATGGTCGAGGTCGGCTCGCTGCGCGCGCTCGACATCCTCTCCGCGGCCGCCGCCACCATCGCCGAGGGCGAGGTGATGCAGCTTGCGGCCGCCAAGAACACGGCGACCACCGAGGACGAGTATCTCGCCGTGATCCGCGGCAAGACCGCCGAGCTGTTCGCGGCCGCCTGCGAGGTCGGCCCCGTGATCGCCAACCGTCCGAAGGCCGAGCAGACCGCCTGCCGCTCGGTCGGCATGAATCTCGGCATCGCCTTCCAGCTGGTCGACGACGTGCTCGACTACGGCGGCAAGAGCGCAAAGCTCGGCAAGAACACCGGCGACGATTTCCGCGAGGGCAAGATCACCCTCCCCGTCGTGCTCGCCTTCCGCCGCGGCAACGACACCGAGCGCGCCTTCTGGATCCGCGCGCTCGAGCGCGGCGAGATCGGCGATTCCGATCTCGATCACGCCATCGGCTTGATGAACAAGCACCGCGCGCTCGAGGACACGCTGAGCCGCGCCCAGCACTACGGCGCCATGGCCGTGGACGCGCTGGCCCTGTTCCCGTCCTCGCCGATGAAGAGCGCGCTGGAGCAAGTCGTGGCGTTCTGTCTGGCACGGTCGCATTAG
- a CDS encoding DUF2007 domain-containing protein, giving the protein MRELVRTNDMVLVSAIGALLDGANIHHLVLDQNMSIIEGSLGILPRRILVHEDDAEEARALLTEAGLSHELRGDD; this is encoded by the coding sequence TTGCGTGAACTGGTTCGGACCAACGACATGGTACTGGTGTCGGCGATCGGTGCGCTGCTCGACGGCGCCAATATCCATCATCTGGTGCTCGACCAGAACATGAGCATCATCGAGGGCTCCCTCGGCATCCTGCCGCGGCGGATCCTGGTGCATGAGGACGACGCCGAGGAGGCCAGGGCGCTCCTCACCGAGGCCGGCCTCAGCCACGAATTGCGCGGCGATGATTGA
- a CDS encoding tRNA1(Val) (adenine(37)-N6)-methyltransferase produces MIEAATDITEDAFLGGQLRLRQKRSGHRAGHDAILLAAATQAKAGDHVVDLGAGIGAAGLALARRVAGIHLSLVEIDPELAELARTNAAANGMTAKTILLDVTADAQAFAENGLGPDSADVVLMNPPFNDPARHRGSPDQARHSAHVATEQTLHAWVHAARRILRSNGVLTLIWRADGIADVLAALSRGFGSLSVQPVHGEAGRPAIRILVRAVKGGRAAPRLLPGLVLNDESRVPKNEVKEILEGRAVLPLAVP; encoded by the coding sequence ATGATTGAGGCCGCAACTGACATCACCGAGGACGCCTTTCTCGGCGGTCAGCTGCGGCTGAGGCAGAAGCGGAGCGGCCATCGCGCCGGGCACGACGCCATCCTGCTCGCGGCGGCGACACAGGCCAAGGCAGGCGATCATGTGGTGGATCTCGGCGCCGGCATCGGCGCGGCGGGCCTTGCGCTGGCCCGGCGCGTGGCGGGAATCCACCTCAGCCTGGTCGAGATCGATCCGGAACTGGCGGAGCTCGCGCGCACCAATGCGGCGGCGAATGGGATGACGGCGAAGACGATCCTGCTCGACGTCACAGCCGATGCGCAGGCGTTTGCCGAAAATGGGCTCGGGCCTGACAGCGCCGATGTGGTGCTGATGAATCCGCCCTTCAACGATCCGGCGCGACATCGTGGCTCGCCGGACCAGGCACGCCATAGTGCGCATGTCGCGACGGAGCAGACCCTGCATGCGTGGGTGCATGCAGCACGGCGCATCCTTCGTTCGAATGGTGTGCTGACGCTGATCTGGCGCGCGGATGGGATTGCGGACGTTCTGGCAGCGCTGTCACGTGGCTTCGGCAGCCTGTCGGTTCAGCCGGTTCATGGCGAAGCGGGACGGCCGGCGATCCGCATCCTGGTGCGCGCGGTGAAAGGCGGCCGCGCCGCGCCGCGCCTGCTGCCGGGGCTCGTGCTCAACGACGAGTCACGCGTGCCCAAGAACGAGGTGAAGGAGATTTTGGAAGGGAGAGCGGTCTTGCCGCTGGCGGTGCCGTGA
- a CDS encoding S49 family peptidase, with the protein MAEQLNDRESSGLADKLMQYLPARFRPGTAVVPVIRLSGVIGAVTPLRPGMTLAGVARVLERAFSYRNAKAVALVINSPGGSPVQSRQIYLRIKQLAAEKKLPVLVFVEDVAASGGYMIACAGDEIICDPSSILGSIGVVGGSFGFQDAIRRLGIERRLYTAGAHKAMLDPFLPENPDDVAKLKAIQREIHRIFIALVKDSRSTRLKGDDDTLFTGEYWAGESAVALGLADSIGDLRSTLRARYGEKVLTPVIAQPTGLLSGLMGRKSPGAGQLSALESIAGLPDELISAVETRAIWAKFGF; encoded by the coding sequence ATGGCCGAACAATTGAACGATCGTGAGAGTTCCGGCCTGGCCGACAAGCTCATGCAATATCTTCCGGCGCGGTTCCGTCCGGGCACGGCGGTGGTGCCGGTGATCCGCCTCTCTGGCGTGATCGGCGCGGTGACGCCGCTGCGACCGGGCATGACCCTCGCGGGTGTCGCGCGCGTGCTGGAGCGGGCGTTTTCCTATCGCAACGCCAAGGCGGTGGCGCTGGTGATCAACTCGCCCGGCGGCTCGCCGGTGCAGTCGCGCCAGATCTATCTGCGCATCAAGCAGCTCGCGGCTGAGAAGAAGCTGCCTGTGCTCGTCTTCGTCGAGGACGTCGCGGCCTCCGGCGGCTACATGATCGCCTGCGCGGGCGACGAGATCATCTGCGATCCCTCCTCGATCCTCGGCTCGATCGGCGTCGTCGGCGGCAGCTTCGGTTTCCAGGACGCGATCAGGCGGCTCGGCATCGAGCGGCGCCTCTACACCGCCGGTGCGCACAAGGCGATGCTCGACCCGTTCCTCCCGGAGAACCCGGATGACGTCGCCAAGCTCAAGGCGATCCAGCGCGAGATCCACCGCATCTTCATCGCGCTGGTCAAGGACAGCCGCAGCACGCGGCTGAAGGGTGATGACGACACGCTGTTCACGGGCGAATACTGGGCCGGCGAGAGTGCGGTCGCGCTGGGACTGGCCGACAGCATCGGCGACCTCCGCTCAACTCTTCGTGCCCGCTATGGCGAGAAGGTTCTCACCCCCGTGATTGCCCAGCCGACCGGCCTGTTGTCCGGCCTGATGGGGCGGAAATCGCCGGGCGCGGGGCAGCTTTCGGCTCTGGAATCAATCGCCGGCCTGCCGGACGAGCTGATCTCGGCGGTCGAGACGCGGGCGATTTGGGCGAAATTCGGGTTCTAG
- a CDS encoding glycine--tRNA ligase subunit alpha, whose protein sequence is MDASLPAHMRPERSFQGFILALQRFWAEQGCVILQPYDMEMGAGTFHPATTLRALGPKPWNAAYVQPSRRPKDGRYGENPNRMQHYYQFQVIMKPSPPNLQELYLKSLAAIGIDSAVHDIRFVEDDWESPTLGAWGLGWECWCDGMEVSQFTYFQQVAGFECAPVAGELTYGLERLAMYVQGVDRVYDLNFNGRDGDQKVTYGDVFLQAEQEYSRHNFEYADTAMLFEQFKMAEAACRKYLEAGWREGGNKKQHLMALPAYDQCIKASHVFNLLDARGVISVTERQSYILRVRELAKACGEAWIHTEAGGAA, encoded by the coding sequence ATGGACGCCTCCTTGCCCGCCCATATGCGCCCGGAACGCTCGTTCCAGGGCTTCATCCTCGCGCTCCAGCGGTTCTGGGCCGAGCAAGGCTGCGTGATCCTGCAGCCCTACGACATGGAGATGGGGGCGGGCACCTTCCATCCGGCGACCACGCTGCGCGCGCTCGGGCCGAAACCCTGGAACGCGGCCTATGTGCAGCCCTCGCGCCGGCCCAAGGACGGCCGCTACGGCGAAAATCCGAACCGGATGCAGCACTATTACCAGTTCCAGGTGATCATGAAGCCATCGCCGCCGAACCTTCAGGAGCTGTACCTGAAGTCGCTCGCCGCGATCGGCATCGATTCCGCCGTGCACGACATCCGCTTCGTCGAGGACGATTGGGAAAGCCCGACGCTGGGTGCCTGGGGCCTCGGTTGGGAGTGCTGGTGCGACGGCATGGAGGTCAGCCAGTTCACCTATTTCCAGCAGGTCGCCGGCTTCGAATGCGCGCCGGTCGCGGGTGAGCTCACCTACGGGCTCGAGCGCCTCGCGATGTATGTGCAGGGCGTCGACCGCGTCTACGACCTCAATTTTAATGGCCGCGATGGCGATCAGAAGGTCACTTATGGCGACGTCTTCCTGCAGGCGGAGCAGGAATATTCCCGGCACAATTTCGAGTATGCCGACACAGCGATGCTGTTCGAGCAGTTCAAGATGGCCGAAGCAGCCTGCCGGAAATATCTCGAAGCCGGCTGGCGCGAAGGCGGCAACAAGAAGCAACATTTGATGGCGCTGCCGGCCTACGATCAATGCATCAAGGCGAGCCACGTCTTCAACCTGCTCGATGCACGCGGCGTGATCTCCGTGACCGAGCGGCAGAGCTACATTCTGCGTGTGCGGGAATTGGCAAAAGCCTGCGGCGAAGCCTGGATCCATACTGAAGCGGGCGGAGCGGCCTGA